The uncultured Pseudodesulfovibrio sp. genome includes a region encoding these proteins:
- a CDS encoding DHA2 family efflux MFS transporter permease subunit produces the protein MSMYKDPEEMTPAERWTIASTVVFGAFMAVMDTSVVNVSMPHMMGSFGSDLSAITWVATSYSIAEIIMVTMSGWWSALLGRKNYYLASFALFTIGSILCGTATTFPQMIIYRVLQGIGGGALIPISQAILRETFPPAQQGMAMALYGMGVVLAPALGPICGGWLTDAWGWPWIFYINVPICALGMLLTMRFIHDPPYLRRGIRSVDWLGIGLLTVCLTGMQVVLERGNDENWFESSMIVWWTVATCVSLVILIFWELRSKEPVVNFRVLKDRNLVLGSIIGLVFGVSLFGTTFVLPQFTQRILGYPAFESGLVLAPRALVLLLCMPFAGWAFQRVGAKPLLLAGLGIIILAYYQLMQLSTTAGYLDLIPPLIIMGVGMPFMFVPLSTVSLMTVDKSQMTDASSIYTLTRRVGGNIGYSLAAVLLDRGEAIHRVYLTEHVSRLSQATQEFLARTVDALIAKGVGSVHATQLALGLLEQRVMRQATMLAYNDISFAFGCLFLLLLPMIFLLPGRAAIRAVTGAKKK, from the coding sequence ATGAGCATGTATAAGGACCCGGAGGAGATGACTCCGGCCGAACGGTGGACCATCGCCTCCACCGTGGTGTTCGGCGCGTTCATGGCGGTCATGGATACCAGCGTTGTCAACGTGTCCATGCCCCACATGATGGGCAGCTTCGGCTCCGACCTGTCGGCCATCACCTGGGTGGCCACCAGCTACTCCATCGCCGAGATCATCATGGTGACCATGTCCGGCTGGTGGAGCGCGCTGCTTGGCCGCAAGAACTACTACCTGGCCTCGTTCGCCCTGTTCACCATCGGCTCGATCCTCTGCGGCACGGCCACCACTTTTCCGCAGATGATCATCTATCGGGTCCTTCAGGGCATCGGCGGCGGAGCGCTCATCCCCATTTCGCAGGCCATCCTGCGGGAGACCTTTCCTCCGGCCCAGCAGGGCATGGCCATGGCCCTGTACGGCATGGGCGTGGTTCTCGCCCCGGCGCTCGGCCCCATCTGCGGCGGCTGGCTGACGGACGCCTGGGGCTGGCCCTGGATTTTCTACATCAACGTACCCATCTGTGCTCTGGGCATGCTCCTGACCATGCGCTTCATCCATGACCCGCCGTATCTGCGTCGCGGCATCCGTTCCGTGGACTGGCTGGGCATCGGCCTGCTGACCGTCTGTCTGACCGGCATGCAGGTGGTCCTCGAGCGGGGCAACGACGAAAACTGGTTCGAGTCCTCCATGATCGTCTGGTGGACCGTGGCCACCTGCGTCTCCCTGGTCATCCTGATCTTCTGGGAACTGCGAAGCAAGGAGCCGGTGGTCAACTTCCGCGTGCTCAAGGACCGCAATCTGGTGCTCGGCTCGATTATCGGGTTGGTCTTTGGCGTATCCCTGTTCGGGACCACCTTTGTCCTGCCCCAGTTCACCCAGCGCATTCTCGGCTATCCGGCCTTTGAGTCCGGTCTGGTCCTCGCCCCGCGCGCCCTGGTTCTGCTGCTGTGCATGCCGTTCGCCGGTTGGGCCTTCCAGCGGGTCGGGGCCAAGCCCCTGCTTCTGGCCGGTCTGGGAATCATCATCCTGGCCTACTACCAGCTCATGCAGCTCTCGACCACGGCCGGGTATCTGGACCTCATCCCGCCCCTGATCATCATGGGCGTCGGCATGCCGTTCATGTTCGTGCCGCTGTCAACGGTATCCCTGATGACCGTGGACAAAAGCCAGATGACGGACGCCTCGTCCATCTACACCCTGACCAGGCGAGTGGGGGGAAATATCGGCTACAGCCTTGCCGCCGTACTGCTCGATCGGGGCGAGGCCATCCACCGCGTCTATCTGACCGAGCACGTCAGCCGACTGAGCCAGGCCACCCAGGAGTTTCTGGCCCGGACCGTGGACGCGCTGATCGCCAAGGGAGTGGGGTCGGTCCACGCCACGCAGCTGGCCCTCGGGCTGCTGGAGCAGAGAGTCATGCGTCAGGCCACCATGCTGGCCTACAACGACATCTCCTTCGCTTTCGGCTGTCTGTTCCTCCTGCTTCTGCCCATGATATTCCTTTTGCCCGGCCGTGCGGCCATACGGGCCGTGACCGGGGCCAAGAAGAAGTAA